Below is a window of Streptomyces sp. NBC_01429 DNA.
ACGTGGGGATGTCGCCGGTGGACTCCGCGCTGATCGCCAGGAGCGCCTGCTCGACCTGCTCGCCCCGGGCGAGGGTCTGCTTCTCCATCTGGCCGTCGGCCCAGTACGTGTTGAGCGCGGCGGTCGCGGTGACGAAGGCCGGGTTGTTGCCCCGGAAGGTGCCGTTGTGCTCGCCCGGCTCCCAGATGTCGAGCTCCGGGTTGAAGAGGCAGAGGGACATGGGAAGCCCGTACCCGCTGATGGACTTCGAAAGCGTCACGATGTCCGGTGTGATGCCCGCCTCCTCGAAGGAGAAGAACGCGCCGGTACGGCCGCACCCCATCTGGATGTCGTCCACGATCAGCAGCATGTCCTGGCGACGGCACAGATCGGCCAGCGCGCGCAGCCAGTCGGGGTGGGCGACATTGATGCCGCCCTCGCCCTGGATGGTCTCGACGATCACGGCGGCGGGCTTGTTCAGGCCGGAGCCCTGGTCCTCCAGCAGCCGCTCGAACCAGAGGAAGTCCGGCGTCTGGCCGTCCAGGTAGTTGTCGAACGGCATCGGGGTGCCGTGCACCAGCGGGATCCCGGCTCCGGCGCGCTTGAACGCGTTGCCGGTGACGGCGAGCGAGCCCAGCGACATGCCGTGGAAGGCGTTGGTGAACGAGACGATCGACTCGCGGCCCTTGACCTTGCGGGCCAGCTTGAGGGCGGACTCGACCGCGTTGGTGCCGGTCGGACCGGGGAACATCACCTTGTACGGGAGGTCGCGCGGCCGCAGCACCACGTTCTGGAAGGACTCCAGGAAGGCGCGTTTCGCGGTCGTGGCCATGTCCAGGCCGTGCGTGATGCCGTCCCGCTCGATGTAGTCGATCAGCGCGCGTTTGAGGACCGGGTTGTTGTGCCCGTAGTTGAGTGAGCCGGCCCCGGCGAAGAAGTCCAGATAGCTGTGGCCGTCCTCGTCGGTGAGCCGGGCGCCCTGCGCGCGGTCGAACACGGCGGGCCAGCCGCGGCAGTAGCTGCGGACCTCGGACTCAAGGGTTTCGAAGACACTCAGGGCGGGCGGGGTGATGGTCACGGGGATCTCCAGCCGTGGGGTGTGAGAGAAGTGCGGGGGAGTGCTCGGGCGATCGGGACACGGACCGGCCCGGGAGCGGGCACGGGCCACCGGTGCGCGCGTCACCGGGGCGGTGCGTTGCCGGGGCGGGCGTTGCGTGCCGCGGCGTTGCGTGTCGCGGCGGGCAGGCGCCGTGGTGGGCGGGCGCGCGTCGGCCCGGGGGCGGGGCCTGCGGCCCACGGCCCCGGGAGGGCCGGCCTCAGGGCGAGAGCGGTCCGATGCG
It encodes the following:
- the ectB gene encoding diaminobutyrate--2-oxoglutarate transaminase, translated to MTITPPALSVFETLESEVRSYCRGWPAVFDRAQGARLTDEDGHSYLDFFAGAGSLNYGHNNPVLKRALIDYIERDGITHGLDMATTAKRAFLESFQNVVLRPRDLPYKVMFPGPTGTNAVESALKLARKVKGRESIVSFTNAFHGMSLGSLAVTGNAFKRAGAGIPLVHGTPMPFDNYLDGQTPDFLWFERLLEDQGSGLNKPAAVIVETIQGEGGINVAHPDWLRALADLCRRQDMLLIVDDIQMGCGRTGAFFSFEEAGITPDIVTLSKSISGYGLPMSLCLFNPELDIWEPGEHNGTFRGNNPAFVTATAALNTYWADGQMEKQTLARGEQVEQALLAISAESTGDIPTFRGRGLVWGLEFADKQRASAVCARAFELGLLLETSGPQSEVVKLLPPLTITADELDEGLRTVARAVRDTA